A region from the Caldicellulosiruptor naganoensis genome encodes:
- a CDS encoding replication-associated recombination protein A, whose amino-acid sequence MDFFQYLGNKRLKKESPLAYKLRPKRLEDIVGQDHILGEGKPLYNLIKNDKLTSIILYGPPGTGKTTIAHVIANVTNKNFKSINATIAGINDIKKIIDEAKFEFSQDGKKTILFIDEIHRFNKLQQDALLPSVEEGTIVLIGATTENPFYEVNKALVSRSLVFELYPLKQEDIIKIIDRAITDKENGLGEMKVKIDEETKKFISKLSNGDARVALNILEACVYSTKPLQDGSIVITQEMVSNLSSKKVSLYDATGDMHYDTISAFIKSVRGSDPDAALFYLAKMLESGEDIKFIARRLIILAAEDIGLADPMALNVATAAAWACEFVGMPEARIILSEATIYLACAPKSNSAYLAIEKALEDAKSIPIKSIPMHLRMASHGEQRIGHGVGYLYPHDYKNHWVKQQYLPDELVGRRYYYPTEMGREKDIKEYMEKLKKEDSN is encoded by the coding sequence ATGGATTTTTTTCAGTATTTAGGGAATAAAAGACTAAAAAAAGAGTCTCCTCTGGCATATAAGTTAAGACCTAAGCGACTTGAAGATATTGTCGGACAAGACCACATTTTGGGTGAAGGAAAACCTCTTTATAATCTCATAAAAAATGATAAGCTTACTTCTATAATTCTATATGGACCGCCGGGTACGGGGAAAACAACAATTGCACATGTTATTGCCAATGTTACAAATAAGAATTTTAAATCAATAAATGCTACTATTGCTGGAATAAATGATATAAAAAAGATTATAGATGAGGCAAAGTTTGAATTTTCTCAAGATGGTAAAAAGACAATATTATTTATTGATGAAATACACAGGTTTAACAAGCTTCAACAGGATGCACTTTTACCATCTGTTGAAGAGGGAACAATAGTGTTAATCGGTGCAACAACCGAAAACCCATTTTATGAGGTAAACAAAGCACTGGTGTCACGATCACTTGTGTTTGAACTCTATCCTTTAAAACAAGAAGATATCATTAAGATAATTGACAGGGCAATCACGGATAAAGAAAATGGTCTTGGAGAAATGAAAGTTAAAATAGATGAAGAAACCAAAAAGTTTATCTCCAAACTTTCAAATGGAGATGCGAGGGTTGCTTTGAATATTTTAGAAGCCTGTGTGTATTCAACTAAACCTCTGCAAGATGGGAGCATTGTAATTACACAAGAAATGGTCAGCAATCTTTCAAGCAAGAAAGTTAGCTTATACGATGCTACAGGTGATATGCATTATGATACAATCTCGGCATTTATTAAAAGTGTCAGGGGTTCTGACCCTGACGCTGCTTTGTTTTATCTTGCAAAAATGCTGGAAAGTGGCGAAGATATTAAGTTTATTGCCAGAAGACTTATAATCTTAGCAGCAGAGGATATTGGTTTGGCAGATCCTATGGCACTAAATGTAGCAACAGCTGCTGCATGGGCTTGCGAGTTTGTTGGTATGCCGGAGGCTCGGATAATCTTATCTGAGGCTACTATATATCTTGCATGTGCTCCAAAAAGTAACTCAGCATATTTAGCAATTGAAAAGGCTCTTGAAGATGCTAAAAGTATTCCTATCAAAAGCATACCTATGCATCTTAGGATGGCTTCACATGGTGAGCAGAGAATTGGACATGGGGTTGGGTATCTCTATCCTCATGATTATAAAAATCATTGGGTAAAACAACAATACTTACCAGATGAGCTTGTGGGAAGAAGATATTATTATCCTACTGAAATGGGAAGAGAAAAGGATATAAAAGAGTACATGGAAAAGCTAAAAAAAGAAGATAGTAACTGA